One region of Oncorhynchus mykiss isolate Arlee chromosome 8, USDA_OmykA_1.1, whole genome shotgun sequence genomic DNA includes:
- the LOC110529647 gene encoding UI-like, which translates to MKPVPLVLLLATVLLTSHIPPSVSRPQDLAMFNGHGYKSQLDEVFQKAGDAVSYLIGENILRYLQRNPRLQTGFPPQFPFEVTPLGSRGLGHLARSLPPFEQQRAPEEVNSLEDFVKLTKRNDDPPISIDLTFHLLRNMIEMARIESQKEQAELNRKYLDEVGK; encoded by the coding sequence ATGAAGCCTGTCCCCCTGGTCCTGCTCCTTGCCACTGTTCTCCTCACCTCTCACATCCCCCCCAGTGTTAGTCGACCACAGGACCTGGCCATGTTCAACGGCCACGGCTACAAGAGTCAGCTGGACGAGGTGTTCCAGAAGGCTGGCGACGCAGTTTCCTACCTTATCGGAGAAAATATACTGCGTTATTTGCAGAGAAATCCCCGGTTGCAAACAGGTTTCCCGCCACAGTTTCCCTTTGAGGTGACGCCCCTAGGCTCGAGGGGTCTTGGTCACCTGGCGCGCAGTTTGCCGCCCTTTGAGCAGCAGCGCGCGCCTGAGGAGGTTAACAGCCTGGAAGACTTCGTGAAGTTGACCAAGAGAAATGACGACCCGCCGATCTCCATCGACCTCACTTTCCACCTGCTGAGAAATATGATCGAAATGGCGCGGATCGAGAGCCAGAAGGAGCAAGCAGAGTTGAACCGCAAGTATCTAGATGAAGTTGGAAAGTGA